The following are encoded in a window of Lactobacillus panisapium genomic DNA:
- a CDS encoding carbohydrate ABC transporter permease translates to MFKKKKHAAVKATFREVWSKGSIATKLSFFIMGSNALENKQWVKGLTLLLAEVAFIIWFIFSGISAISMLTTLGENKTKKVVYDSAQGVYITKQPSNSVLILLFGLLAVIICIAMIYLYIVNLRSTRKNYVLSRDGKHILSNKEELASLFDSRLHDTLMAFPILGILCFTILPTIFMISMAFTNYDRQHPIAFSWTGFQAFGSVISGDLSGTFFPVLGWTIVWAIAATATTFFFGVLLALLIESKGIKHKGFWRTIFVIVWAVPQFVSLLMMAQFLDYQGALNNILMNIGMIAHPIHFIDSQASPLVARITVIIVNMWIGIPVSMLVSTAIIQNLPTDQIEAAKMDGANAMQIFKSITFPQILFVMAPSLIQQFIGNINNFNVIYLLTGGAPMNNRYNGAGSTDLLVTWLYNLTFGQEQRYNASAVLGILIFIISAVFSLLAYRHTNAFKEG, encoded by the coding sequence ATGTTTAAAAAGAAAAAGCATGCTGCTGTTAAGGCAACTTTTCGTGAGGTTTGGTCTAAAGGCAGTATTGCAACCAAATTGTCCTTCTTTATTATGGGCAGCAATGCCCTTGAGAATAAGCAGTGGGTTAAGGGCTTAACACTGTTATTAGCAGAAGTTGCATTTATTATCTGGTTTATTTTTAGCGGAATATCGGCAATTAGTATGCTGACTACTCTGGGAGAAAATAAAACCAAAAAAGTGGTTTATGATAGTGCCCAAGGCGTTTATATCACTAAGCAGCCGTCAAATTCGGTGTTAATTCTGTTATTTGGCCTTCTTGCTGTCATTATCTGTATTGCAATGATTTATCTTTATATCGTTAACTTGCGCTCGACCAGAAAGAATTACGTCTTGAGTCGTGATGGCAAACACATTTTAAGTAATAAAGAAGAGCTAGCAAGTTTGTTTGATTCCCGGTTGCACGATACGTTAATGGCTTTTCCTATTTTAGGAATTCTGTGTTTTACTATTTTGCCAACAATCTTTATGATTTCAATGGCTTTTACGAACTATGACCGGCAGCATCCCATTGCTTTTTCTTGGACTGGTTTCCAGGCTTTTGGAAGTGTGATTAGCGGGGACTTATCCGGTACCTTTTTCCCAGTTTTAGGCTGGACAATTGTCTGGGCAATAGCCGCTACAGCGACGACTTTCTTCTTTGGCGTTTTATTGGCGCTGTTAATTGAATCAAAGGGCATTAAGCATAAAGGCTTTTGGCGGACAATTTTTGTAATTGTTTGGGCTGTGCCACAATTTGTTTCTTTACTGATGATGGCACAATTTCTTGATTATCAGGGTGCGCTCAATAATATCTTGATGAATATTGGCATGATAGCTCACCCAATTCATTTCATTGATAGTCAGGCTTCGCCCTTAGTAGCGCGGATTACGGTTATTATCGTTAACATGTGGATTGGTATTCCAGTTTCAATGTTAGTATCCACTGCTATTATTCAAAACCTGCCGACAGATCAAATTGAGGCTGCTAAAATGGACGGTGCTAACGCAATGCAGATTTTTAAATCAATTACTTTTCCGCAGATTCTCTTCGTGATGGCTCCTTCCTTAATTCAGCAATTTATCGGCAATATTAATAACTTTAATGTCATTTACCTGCTAACTGGTGGTGCACCAATGAATAATCGCTATAACGGGGCAGGTTCAACGGACTTGCTGGTAACTTGGCTGTACAATCTGACATTTGGTCAAGAGCAGCGCTACAATGCCTCGGCAGTTTTAGGTATTTTAATCTTTATCATTAGTGCCGTCTTTTCGCTGCTGGCCTATCGTCATACCAATGCTTTTAAGGAGGGCTAA
- a CDS encoding O-acetyl-ADP-ribose deacetylase has protein sequence MIKIIQGDITKLVVDAIVNAANNSLLGGLGVDGAIHQAAGPDLLQECRELHGCETGQAKITRGYRLPAKHVIHTVGPVYSGSSTDSQLLRACYLNSLSLAKQNNLHSIAFPAISTGAYGFPAKRAAEIAFAAVKDWLKQNPSAKMEVTMCAFDNATFQLYQKELAK, from the coding sequence ATGATTAAAATTATTCAGGGAGATATAACCAAATTAGTCGTAGATGCAATTGTTAATGCTGCCAATAATTCACTTCTTGGCGGTCTTGGTGTTGATGGCGCAATTCATCAAGCAGCTGGCCCCGACTTACTTCAGGAATGTCGCGAACTTCACGGTTGTGAGACCGGTCAAGCAAAAATTACCCGGGGCTATCGCCTGCCTGCTAAGCATGTGATTCATACAGTTGGCCCGGTTTATTCAGGTTCATCTACCGATAGCCAGCTTTTACGCGCTTGTTACCTTAATTCGCTATCTTTAGCCAAGCAGAATAACTTACACAGTATTGCCTTTCCGGCTATTTCAACTGGTGCTTACGGTTTTCCTGCAAAAAGGGCGGCTGAAATTGCATTTGCAGCAGTAAAAGACTGGTTAAAGCAAAATCCTTCAGCTAAGATGGAAGTTACGATGTGTGCTTTTGACAACGCAACATTTCAGCTTTATCAAAAAGAACTAGCCAAATAA
- a CDS encoding sugar ABC transporter permease, with amino-acid sequence MKSYQNQKRLSLFFRYLLLIILAIVWILPIIWIILASFSYNDTGFVSTFWPDKFTFDNYIGIFTNSQYPLVNWIINTLIISILSMIISTFLTISVAYVLSRLRFSFRKPFMQIALILGMFPGFMSMIALYYILKGLNMLNLGGLLLVYVGGAGLGFYVAKGFFDTVPFSIDEAAEIDGATKWQIFTNVDLPLAKPMIVYTALTAFIAPWTDFIFSGIILSTSGNPKTYTIAYGLYNMVHNTKGNATQFFAEFVAGCVIIAIPITILFIFMQKFYVNGITAGAEKG; translated from the coding sequence ATGAAATCTTATCAAAATCAAAAACGCCTTTCGCTATTTTTCCGTTATCTTTTATTAATTATCTTGGCAATTGTCTGGATTTTACCAATCATTTGGATTATTTTAGCGAGTTTCTCATACAATGATACTGGCTTTGTTTCGACTTTTTGGCCAGATAAGTTCACGTTTGATAATTATATTGGTATTTTTACCAATTCCCAGTATCCATTAGTTAATTGGATTATTAATACGTTGATCATCTCAATTTTATCAATGATTATTTCAACCTTTTTAACTATTTCAGTGGCATATGTCTTATCGCGGTTGCGCTTTTCGTTTCGTAAACCGTTTATGCAAATTGCCCTTATTTTGGGAATGTTTCCCGGGTTCATGTCAATGATTGCTCTTTACTATATTTTAAAGGGACTCAACATGCTCAATCTGGGCGGATTATTGCTAGTTTATGTCGGTGGTGCCGGACTAGGATTCTATGTTGCCAAGGGCTTCTTCGATACGGTGCCGTTTTCAATTGATGAAGCAGCTGAAATTGATGGGGCAACTAAGTGGCAGATTTTTACTAACGTTGATTTACCTTTAGCAAAACCAATGATTGTCTACACCGCTTTGACGGCATTTATTGCTCCGTGGACTGACTTCATTTTCTCTGGCATTATCTTATCGACTTCGGGGAATCCCAAAACATATACAATTGCCTATGGTTTGTACAACATGGTGCATAATACCAAGGGCAATGCGACCCAGTTCTTTGCGGAATTTGTCGCTGGCTGTGTTATTATTGCTATTCCAATTACAATTTTGTTTATCTTCATGCAAAAATTTTATGTTAATGGCATTACCGCCGGTGCCGAAAAAGGTTAA
- a CDS encoding MucBP domain-containing protein, with the protein MKKSNNLYGQKGKVLFTSAAAIALSLVAANPDKVSAATQPTNQAAKKTVNIAKKRVTKKAAIQPTTLTTENYSEAVPNDSSNEEENSLATDKNEVDSSSDLSATEPNDTPAKIEKRDSAPAERTVSGQVHGLNLSYNQDTDELSINGGSVTARIVTSDGRNTSGISKWIITGNDGTNIPLAKTKKISITAKTQLSNSAPESLFSNFTELTEITGLNLLDTSQATNMSNMFANCSNLTSLDLSSLDTSNVVYMDGMFYGCSGLKQINLKGFNTEKVTSMLSMFEGDSSLSTINLSDFKTPKLESTQSMFTGCKGLTEFTFPSITPNLMGVGEMFNGCTSLKKLDISRIDLVTQKLYGNNSCLGMISNLTSLNTLVLGKKTALSNFWYDSFHGDDGFNCGFDNEGPWQQVDATHGGTINNPKGQKNLSNTDIMDIYQFFGYRDSDANPHTHEKTKDFPEDTYVRLGEPITLQHVDESGKAIPGVEDTKFYGPIGDDYTLSPDQVPGYTLKAGQDPFTGTYGTGRSVTAIYIKNPTAPTPVTPTPVQAADVTVHYQDENGKTIAPDEVLKGNVGDGYISMAKTVSGYTLKARPDNATGFFSASPQSVTYVYAQEGTAGAAEIASNGKGKNSKNGKNGKTLNNKPTAKGKTNSHLGLVPTGVTKQTSSASSSQASAADSSDPGHLPQTGTDKKTQIAVISAGAALLLSSLAGIWFSRKKN; encoded by the coding sequence ATGAAAAAGTCAAATAATTTGTACGGTCAAAAAGGCAAAGTCTTGTTCACAAGTGCTGCTGCCATCGCACTCAGCCTTGTTGCTGCTAATCCCGATAAAGTTAGCGCTGCAACACAACCTACTAATCAAGCTGCTAAAAAGACCGTTAATATAGCTAAAAAACGAGTTACCAAGAAAGCTGCTATTCAACCCACAACTTTAACTACAGAAAATTATTCTGAAGCTGTGCCGAACGATTCTTCTAATGAGGAAGAAAATAGTCTTGCCACCGACAAAAATGAAGTTGATTCTAGTAGCGACCTTTCAGCTACAGAACCTAATGATACGCCCGCTAAGATTGAAAAACGCGACAGTGCTCCTGCAGAAAGAACTGTTTCGGGGCAAGTCCATGGTCTTAACTTAAGCTATAACCAAGATACTGATGAGTTATCAATCAATGGTGGTTCTGTTACAGCAAGAATTGTTACTAGCGATGGAAGAAATACTAGCGGAATTAGCAAGTGGATAATCACTGGTAATGATGGAACAAATATTCCTCTCGCAAAAACTAAAAAAATAAGTATTACTGCCAAAACCCAGTTGAGTAACAGTGCTCCTGAGAGTCTGTTCAGCAATTTCACAGAATTAACCGAGATTACTGGTCTGAATCTGCTCGATACTTCCCAAGCAACCAATATGTCAAACATGTTTGCCAATTGTTCCAACCTCACCAGCCTTGATTTATCCAGCTTAGATACTTCAAATGTTGTATACATGGACGGCATGTTTTATGGTTGCTCTGGCCTTAAGCAAATTAATTTGAAAGGCTTTAATACTGAGAAAGTAACCAGTATGCTTAGTATGTTTGAAGGTGACTCTTCGTTATCAACCATCAATTTATCTGATTTTAAGACACCAAAGTTGGAAAGTACTCAATCAATGTTTACAGGATGCAAGGGATTAACTGAATTTACCTTTCCTTCTATCACTCCTAATCTAATGGGTGTAGGAGAAATGTTTAATGGTTGCACTAGTCTCAAAAAACTAGACATTAGTAGAATTGATCTAGTTACTCAGAAACTTTACGGCAACAATAGCTGTCTTGGCATGATATCCAACTTAACGAGCTTGAATACATTAGTTCTTGGTAAAAAAACAGCACTTTCTAACTTTTGGTATGACTCATTTCATGGTGATGATGGATTTAATTGTGGATTTGATAACGAAGGACCTTGGCAACAAGTTGATGCTACTCACGGTGGAACCATCAATAATCCAAAGGGCCAAAAGAATTTATCAAATACAGACATCATGGACATTTACCAATTTTTTGGATATCGGGACAGTGATGCAAATCCGCACACACACGAGAAAACTAAAGATTTTCCAGAAGATACTTATGTCCGCCTTGGTGAACCAATTACTTTGCAACACGTTGACGAAAGTGGCAAAGCTATCCCCGGCGTTGAAGATACTAAATTCTATGGTCCAATCGGTGACGACTACACTCTTTCACCAGACCAAGTTCCCGGCTATACCCTTAAGGCTGGACAAGATCCGTTTACGGGAACTTATGGTACAGGCAGATCTGTAACTGCTATTTATATCAAGAACCCTACAGCTCCGACTCCTGTAACCCCTACTCCAGTCCAAGCTGCTGATGTAACTGTCCATTATCAAGATGAAAATGGTAAAACCATTGCCCCTGATGAAGTACTTAAAGGTAATGTTGGCGATGGCTACATTTCAATGGCCAAGACCGTTTCTGGTTATACGTTAAAGGCCCGTCCAGACAATGCTACTGGCTTCTTTTCTGCTAGTCCGCAGTCAGTAACCTACGTTTATGCTCAAGAAGGTACTGCCGGCGCAGCTGAAATTGCCTCAAACGGTAAAGGTAAGAACAGTAAAAATGGCAAGAATGGTAAAACCTTAAACAATAAACCAACTGCTAAAGGTAAAACCAATTCACACCTCGGTCTTGTACCAACTGGCGTGACCAAACAAACCTCTTCCGCTAGTTCCTCCCAAGCTAGCGCGGCGGACAGTTCTGACCCTGGTCACCTACCGCAAACAGGTACTGATAAAAAGACGCAAATTGCCGTCATTTCGGCTGGTGCGGCATTATTGCTCAGCAGCTTAGCAGGCATTTGGTTTAGTCGCAAGAAAAACTAA
- a CDS encoding MucBP domain-containing protein has product MKKPNNLTHTKGKVLFTSAAAIALSLVAANPDKVSAATQPTNQAAKKTVNIAKKRVTKKAAIQPTTLTTENSSEAVPNDSSNEEENSPATDKNEVDSSSDLSATEPNDTPTKRDSAPAERTVSGQVHGLNLSYNQDTDELSINGGSYDTQQYVNDVLATWKIAGSDVSLAKAKKIKITAATKLSGNATSGFFSNFAELTEITGLKLLDTSEAIYMGSMFANCPKLTSLDLSSLDTSNVVYMDGMFYGCSSLKQINLKGFNTEKVTSMSTMFYGCSSLSTIDLSSFKTPVLESIPSMFEGCTGLTEFTFPSTTPKLAYTARLFYGCTNLRKLDLSYFDLVSSKLAKGDNCVDHMLGGLSNLSTLVLGPKSALAAFAGLTHYTDEQWEQMSENFAFDKAVKEPWQQVDAAHGGTIFNPKGKQKLSPLDLLKTYYYDYEATNTEDLPTDTYVRLSEPITLHHVDESGKPIPGIDDTKFCGPIGDSYNLSADQIPGYNLVGGDKTFSGNYNTSREVTAVYAKIPASTAAVTTPVQAADVTVHYQDENGKTIAPDEVLKGNVGDGYISMAKTVSGYTLKARPDNATGFFSASPQSVTYVYAQEGTASAAEIAANGKGKSKNSKNGKNGKTPSSKPTAKGKTNSHLGLVPTGVTQQTSSASSSQASTASSSDPSHLPQTGTDKKTQIAVISAGAALLLSSLAGIWFSRKKN; this is encoded by the coding sequence ATGAAAAAGCCAAATAATCTAACACACACGAAAGGCAAAGTCTTGTTCACAAGTGCTGCTGCCATCGCACTCAGCCTTGTTGCTGCTAATCCCGATAAAGTTAGCGCTGCAACACAACCTACTAATCAAGCTGCTAAAAAGACCGTTAATATAGCTAAAAAACGAGTTACAAAGAAAGCTGCTATTCAACCAACAACTTTAACTACAGAAAATTCTTCTGAGGCTGTGCCGAACGATTCTTCTAATGAGGAAGAAAATAGTCCTGCCACCGACAAAAATGAAGTTGATTCTAGTAGCGACCTTTCAGCTACAGAACCTAATGATACGCCCACTAAACGCGACAGTGCTCCTGCAGAAAGAACTGTTTCGGGGCAAGTCCATGGTCTTAACTTAAGCTATAACCAAGATACTGATGAGTTATCAATCAATGGTGGTTCTTATGACACTCAGCAATATGTGAATGATGTCCTTGCTACGTGGAAAATCGCTGGCAGCGATGTTTCACTTGCAAAAGCTAAAAAAATAAAAATTACAGCTGCAACTAAACTGAGCGGTAACGCTACAAGCGGATTTTTCAGTAATTTTGCGGAATTAACTGAGATTACTGGTCTAAAGCTGCTCGATACTTCGGAAGCTATTTATATGGGTAGTATGTTTGCCAATTGCCCTAAGTTAACTAGCCTTGATCTCTCCAGCTTAGATACTTCAAATGTTGTATACATGGACGGCATGTTTTATGGTTGCTCTAGCCTTAAGCAAATTAATTTGAAAGGCTTTAATACTGAGAAAGTAACCAGCATGTCTACTATGTTTTATGGTTGCTCTTCGTTATCAACCATTGATTTGTCTAGCTTTAAGACACCGGTGTTGGAAAGCATTCCATCAATGTTTGAAGGGTGCACGGGATTAACCGAATTTACCTTTCCCTCTACTACTCCTAAATTAGCTTATACTGCCCGTTTGTTTTACGGTTGTACTAACCTAAGAAAGCTTGATCTGAGTTATTTTGACTTAGTGTCCTCGAAATTAGCTAAAGGTGATAACTGTGTTGATCATATGCTCGGGGGTCTATCTAACCTCAGTACTTTAGTTCTTGGCCCTAAATCAGCGTTAGCAGCATTTGCTGGCCTTACTCATTATACTGACGAACAATGGGAGCAAATGAGTGAAAACTTCGCATTTGATAAAGCAGTTAAAGAACCTTGGCAACAAGTTGATGCTGCTCACGGTGGCACTATTTTTAATCCCAAAGGTAAGCAAAAATTATCACCCCTAGACTTGTTAAAAACTTATTATTATGATTATGAAGCAACAAACACAGAAGATCTTCCTACCGATACTTATGTCCGTCTAAGTGAACCAATTACTTTGCACCACGTTGATGAAAGTGGCAAACCTATCCCTGGTATTGATGATACTAAATTCTGTGGTCCAATTGGTGACAGCTATAATCTTAGTGCAGACCAAATTCCTGGCTATAACCTTGTGGGCGGTGATAAAACTTTTTCCGGCAACTATAATACGTCCCGTGAAGTTACTGCTGTTTATGCGAAAATTCCTGCATCTACTGCAGCTGTTACTACCCCAGTCCAAGCCGCTGATGTAACTGTCCATTACCAAGATGAAAATGGTAAAACCATTGCGCCTGATGAAGTACTTAAAGGTAATGTTGGCGATGGCTACATTTCAATGGCCAAGACCGTTTCTGGCTATACGTTAAAGGCCCGTCCAGACAATGCTACCGGTTTCTTTTCTGCTAGCCCACAATCAGTAACCTATGTTTATGCTCAAGAAGGTACTGCTAGTGCGGCTGAAATTGCCGCAAACGGTAAAGGTAAAAGTAAGAACAGTAAAAATGGCAAGAATGGTAAAACCCCAAGCAGTAAACCAACTGCTAAAGGTAAAACCAATTCACACCTCGGTCTTGTACCAACTGGCGTAACCCAACAAACCTCTTCCGCTAGTTCCTCCCAAGCTAGCACGGCAAGCAGTTCTGACCCTAGCCATCTACCGCAAACAGGTACTGACAAAAAGACGCAAATTGCCGTCATTTCAGCAGGTGCGGCATTATTGCTCAGCAGCTTAGCAGGCATTTGGTTTAGTCGCAAGAAAAACTAA
- a CDS encoding P1 family peptidase: MGLNKPLLFALSDAPTGQRNLITDVAGVTVGHKTIVTDRLQTGVTVIKPCQDNIFREKMPAAAHVINGFGKSTGLVQIEELGTIETPLVLTNTLSVGTATTALVKRMLAENPEIGLTTGSVNPIVMECNDSSINHIRDLGVTEEDVNEAFAAASSEFAEGGVGAGTGMRCYELKGGIGSASRKIKIDDQTFTMGALVMSNFGLSTDLNIYGRAIGKKIVDNKDSKEKGSIITIIATDIPFNSRQLKRIAKRSSIGITRSGSFSGNGSGEITLAFSTANRISHFPEHELSSIQAITDDKIDRYFRITVDIVNEAILSSLAHGKTTPDRDGKPLLGLKDALAQLGNDQDALALRNELGL, from the coding sequence ATGGGACTTAACAAACCACTTTTATTTGCGCTTAGTGATGCACCGACCGGACAGCGAAATCTAATTACCGATGTGGCTGGCGTGACCGTTGGCCATAAAACAATTGTTACTGATCGTTTGCAAACAGGTGTAACCGTCATCAAGCCTTGCCAGGATAATATTTTTCGTGAAAAAATGCCGGCAGCTGCGCATGTTATCAACGGCTTTGGTAAAAGCACTGGTTTAGTTCAGATAGAAGAACTGGGTACAATTGAAACACCGCTAGTCTTAACTAATACTCTAAGTGTCGGAACCGCCACTACTGCTTTAGTGAAAAGAATGCTTGCTGAAAATCCAGAAATCGGCCTGACAACGGGTAGTGTTAATCCGATAGTAATGGAATGCAATGACAGTAGTATTAATCATATTCGCGATTTAGGCGTTACTGAAGAAGACGTTAACGAGGCCTTTGCGGCTGCTTCGTCTGAATTTGCTGAAGGTGGCGTAGGCGCTGGTACTGGAATGCGCTGCTATGAACTTAAAGGCGGTATCGGTTCTGCTTCACGCAAAATTAAAATTGATGACCAGACTTTCACAATGGGCGCTTTAGTCATGTCTAATTTTGGCCTCAGCACCGACTTAAATATTTACGGCCGAGCAATTGGCAAAAAGATTGTTGATAATAAAGATAGTAAAGAAAAAGGTAGTATTATCACGATTATTGCAACGGATATTCCATTTAATTCGCGTCAATTAAAAAGAATCGCTAAACGTTCTAGTATCGGCATTACTCGCAGCGGTTCATTTAGTGGCAATGGCAGTGGCGAAATTACACTAGCCTTTTCAACTGCAAACCGGATTAGTCATTTTCCTGAACATGAATTGAGTTCGATTCAAGCAATTACTGATGATAAGATTGACCGCTACTTCAGAATTACTGTCGATATTGTTAATGAAGCTATCCTAAGCTCACTAGCTCATGGCAAAACCACGCCAGACCGTGATGGTAAACCGCTATTAGGCTTAAAAGATGCACTTGCTCAATTAGGTAACGATCAAGATGCGCTAGCTTTGCGCAATGAATTAGGGCTTTAA
- a CDS encoding glycoside hydrolase family 13 protein, which translates to MTPWWKNAVIYQIYPKSFQDSNGDGIGDLNGIINRLDYLQKLGIDAIWLSPIYQSPGVDNGYDISDYQAIDPQYGTMADLDRLIAEAKKRNIRIIMDLVVNHTSDQHQWFIEARKSKNNPKRDFYIWRDPINRHEPNDLTSNFSGSAWQYDQTTGQYYLHFFAPEQPDLNWQNPELRQKIYEMMTFWLDKGIGGFRMDVIELIGKEPDRKIGANGPKLHPYLQEMNQKVLANRDIMTVGETWSADLETVTKYSDPARHELSMVFQFEDQQVDQQPGKEKWDLAPYRPAALKKILLKWQTQLDYRHAWNSLFWENHDLPRVISRWGSDTTYRVQSAKMFAIALHLMRGTPYIYNGEEIGMTNYPVKDITEVADLESINMYHDRLQKGYSKQELLKAINAKGRDNARRPMQWSDRLQAGFTSGEPWLKVNPNYQQINVQAALADPNSIFYTYQKLIRLRHENEIVVTGSFKPLTTSADVLAYYRELGDQRWLIVANLSENKAQFTAPDQLKQVLLSNYCAPQTLQALTLKPYEAFAAIVN; encoded by the coding sequence ATGACACCTTGGTGGAAAAACGCAGTTATCTATCAAATTTACCCTAAATCATTCCAAGACAGCAATGGTGACGGTATTGGCGACCTAAACGGGATTATTAACCGCCTAGATTATTTACAAAAATTGGGAATTGATGCCATCTGGCTCTCACCCATTTATCAGTCACCTGGCGTTGATAACGGTTATGATATTTCTGACTATCAGGCCATTGACCCGCAATATGGGACCATGGCGGATTTAGACAGGCTGATTGCAGAAGCCAAAAAAAGAAATATCCGCATTATTATGGATCTCGTGGTTAACCATACCTCTGATCAACACCAATGGTTTATCGAAGCACGGAAAAGTAAAAATAATCCTAAGCGTGATTTTTACATTTGGCGTGATCCTATCAATAGGCACGAGCCTAATGACTTAACTTCTAATTTCTCTGGTTCTGCGTGGCAATATGATCAGACAACTGGCCAATACTACCTCCACTTTTTTGCTCCTGAGCAGCCTGACTTAAATTGGCAAAATCCTGAATTACGACAAAAAATTTATGAGATGATGACTTTTTGGCTTGATAAGGGCATTGGCGGTTTTCGCATGGATGTAATTGAGCTAATTGGTAAAGAGCCTGATCGCAAGATTGGCGCAAACGGACCAAAATTGCATCCCTACTTGCAAGAAATGAACCAGAAAGTATTAGCCAATCGTGATATCATGACCGTTGGCGAAACATGGAGCGCCGATTTAGAAACAGTTACTAAGTATTCAGATCCAGCACGGCATGAGCTTTCAATGGTCTTTCAGTTTGAGGATCAGCAAGTTGACCAGCAGCCAGGCAAAGAAAAGTGGGATCTTGCCCCCTATCGACCAGCTGCTCTTAAAAAGATTTTGCTTAAATGGCAAACGCAGCTAGACTACCGCCATGCTTGGAATAGTCTTTTTTGGGAAAATCATGATCTTCCCCGTGTCATCTCGCGCTGGGGCAGCGACACTACTTATCGCGTGCAATCAGCGAAGATGTTCGCAATTGCCCTCCATTTAATGCGCGGCACACCTTATATTTATAATGGTGAAGAAATTGGGATGACTAATTATCCGGTTAAAGATATCACTGAAGTTGCAGACCTTGAAAGCATCAATATGTATCATGACCGACTTCAAAAGGGCTATTCTAAACAAGAGCTCCTTAAGGCAATTAATGCCAAAGGTCGCGATAACGCTCGGCGGCCAATGCAATGGTCGGATCGGCTGCAAGCCGGTTTTACCAGTGGTGAGCCTTGGCTTAAAGTTAATCCCAATTACCAGCAAATTAATGTTCAAGCCGCTTTAGCTGATCCTAATTCTATTTTTTACACTTACCAAAAACTAATTCGTTTGCGCCATGAAAACGAAATTGTTGTTACGGGCTCATTTAAGCCGCTAACAACTTCTGCTGATGTCTTAGCATATTACCGCGAATTAGGCGATCAGCGCTGGCTAATTGTCGCTAATCTTAGTGAAAATAAAGCGCAATTTACTGCACCAGATCAGCTTAAACAGGTTTTACTCAGTAACTATTGCGCTCCGCAAACTTTACAGGCACTTACCTTAAAGCCATATGAAGCCTTTGCTGCAATTGTTAACTAA